Proteins encoded together in one Amphritea japonica ATCC BAA-1530 window:
- a CDS encoding carboxy terminal-processing peptidase, protein MINTSKLRQLLATPILLSLVIALPTNAKTHSVLQPEPIHNQTIVDIVTSLNQDHYNDIVLNDELSGKVLDQYLESLDPTKAYFYRSDITEFQKFRPLIDDEIKNADLTAAYTIFNRYQIRTQERLETLITTLEDPDFKVNFDLDETLLTDREKSLWPANQAEMDEFWRKRLKSALLSLKLADKTVDEAKEVILKRYKSQLARAQQTNSEDVFQSFANALTQQFDPHTQYFSPRRSENFNINMSLSLEGIGAVLQSENENTKVVRLVPAGPAEKAGQLKPADLIVGVGQGEDGEIQDVVGWRLDEVVALIRGPKDTIVKLELIPADGKEGQHKVIKIQRNKVKLEEQAAQSRIIKLDHQGKPYKLGVISIPAFYIDFAALQRGERDYKSTTRDTIQLLNELRKEEIDGLIIDLRDNGGGSLREANELVGLFINRGPTVQIRDPGNRVQVLRDPDPRIAYRGPMAVLVNRLSASASEIFAGAIQDYQRGIIVGGQTFGKGTVQTLSPLHHGQIKLTHAKFYRISGESTQHKGVIPDVNLPTLYDTEVIGESSLDGALPWDMVAETPHRRYFSFNSILPELIERYTKRTKQNPDFLFMNSQLERLNENKLDRELSLNETTLQSEREASEQWLLTQENQRRAAKKLPEISELSELDDLLEKDAQGKTIRPEQEAILTETGRILLDMIELADKYIAIKN, encoded by the coding sequence TTGATAAACACAAGTAAACTTCGTCAACTGCTCGCTACTCCAATTTTGCTGAGCCTGGTTATCGCGCTTCCGACAAATGCGAAAACGCATTCTGTTTTACAACCAGAACCTATTCATAATCAAACCATCGTTGATATCGTAACCTCTCTGAATCAGGATCACTACAACGATATCGTACTGAATGATGAGCTATCGGGCAAAGTGCTAGATCAATATTTAGAAAGCCTTGACCCCACAAAAGCATATTTTTATCGTTCCGATATCACAGAATTTCAAAAATTCCGCCCATTGATAGATGACGAAATTAAGAATGCTGATTTGACCGCAGCGTACACCATCTTCAACCGCTATCAGATTCGTACTCAGGAACGCTTAGAAACCCTGATTACCACATTGGAAGATCCAGACTTCAAGGTCAATTTTGATCTGGACGAAACATTGTTAACCGATCGAGAAAAAAGCCTTTGGCCTGCGAACCAAGCCGAGATGGACGAGTTCTGGCGTAAACGTCTGAAAAGCGCGCTGTTAAGTCTCAAACTAGCGGATAAGACCGTTGATGAGGCAAAAGAGGTCATACTTAAACGTTATAAAAGCCAACTAGCCAGAGCCCAGCAAACCAATAGTGAAGATGTTTTCCAAAGTTTTGCCAACGCTCTTACACAACAGTTTGACCCTCATACGCAATACTTTTCCCCCCGCAGATCCGAAAACTTCAATATCAATATGAGCCTATCTCTGGAAGGGATCGGGGCGGTATTACAGAGCGAAAATGAGAATACAAAAGTAGTCCGACTGGTTCCTGCCGGCCCCGCTGAAAAAGCCGGTCAGCTTAAGCCTGCGGATCTGATTGTCGGTGTCGGTCAGGGTGAAGATGGTGAAATTCAGGACGTTGTTGGCTGGAGGCTTGATGAAGTAGTCGCCCTCATCCGTGGCCCGAAAGATACGATCGTCAAACTTGAACTCATCCCCGCTGATGGCAAAGAGGGACAGCACAAAGTCATCAAGATTCAGCGTAATAAAGTCAAACTGGAAGAGCAAGCTGCCCAAAGCCGCATTATCAAACTCGATCACCAGGGCAAACCCTATAAGCTGGGGGTCATCAGCATCCCTGCCTTCTATATTGATTTTGCTGCTCTGCAAAGAGGTGAAAGAGACTATAAAAGTACCACCCGCGATACGATTCAGCTGCTTAATGAACTCAGAAAAGAAGAAATCGATGGGCTAATCATAGATCTTCGTGATAACGGTGGTGGCTCGCTTCGAGAGGCTAACGAGCTTGTAGGTTTGTTTATTAATCGGGGCCCGACAGTCCAGATCAGAGACCCTGGCAATCGGGTACAGGTTTTAAGAGACCCGGATCCTCGAATCGCTTATCGTGGGCCAATGGCCGTTCTGGTCAATCGTTTAAGTGCTTCAGCATCAGAAATCTTTGCCGGTGCGATTCAGGATTATCAACGAGGGATCATTGTCGGTGGCCAAACCTTTGGTAAAGGCACTGTACAAACGCTGTCGCCACTGCACCATGGTCAGATCAAACTAACCCACGCAAAGTTTTATCGTATCTCCGGTGAAAGCACCCAACATAAAGGCGTCATACCCGATGTTAACCTTCCTACGCTCTACGACACTGAAGTGATAGGAGAAAGCTCACTGGATGGCGCCTTACCCTGGGACATGGTTGCTGAAACACCCCATCGTCGCTACTTCAGCTTTAATTCAATTCTGCCTGAACTCATTGAACGTTATACAAAACGAACAAAACAAAATCCCGACTTCCTCTTTATGAACTCGCAGCTTGAACGGCTGAATGAGAATAAACTGGATCGAGAGCTCTCATTGAATGAAACAACACTTCAAAGTGAGCGTGAGGCATCAGAACAATGGCTTCTGACACAAGAAAACCAACGTCGCGCAGCAAAGAAATTACCCGAAATAAGCGAGCTGAGTGAACTGGATGATCTACTTGAAAAAGATGCTCAGGGTAAAACCATCAGGCCTGAACAAGAAGCGATTCTCACCGAAACGGGCAGAATACTGCTTGATATGATTGAGCTGGCAGACAAATATATAGCTATTAAAAACTGA
- a CDS encoding M18 family aminopeptidase, which yields MQKDPFNQQLFEFLADAPTPFHAVYEMRGWLQQAGYIELEEQNAWSVHPGGRYFIVRNESSIIAWNMPANSDLIDSGMRMVGAHTDSPCLKVKPNPETVRQGCLRLGVEVYGGALLNPWFDRDLSLAGRVSYVGTEGNVKSELVDFSRPIAIIPSLAIHLDREANKDRTVNPQNDLPPILAQLHGDGKAELRQLLKKELAAIDIDDVDEVLDYELFFYDVQKPSYIGLDNEFFASARLDNLLSCFIGLQALLDSDTDQGALLVCNDHEEVGSMSAAGAQGPMLKQLLERLLPDSESRNRMIANSMMVSVDNAHAVHPNFTDKHDGNHGPRMNSGAVIKINANQRYASNSETSALFRHIAQQEGVTLQSFVVRSDMACGSTIGPITAAEIGVKTIDIGVPQLAMHSIRELAGSDDPVNLAKVLSRFYQQASV from the coding sequence ATGCAAAAAGACCCGTTTAATCAACAGTTATTTGAATTCCTGGCGGATGCGCCTACACCCTTTCATGCGGTATATGAGATGCGGGGATGGTTGCAGCAAGCGGGTTATATTGAGCTCGAAGAGCAAAATGCCTGGAGTGTTCATCCGGGGGGACGTTATTTTATCGTGCGTAATGAGTCCTCAATCATTGCCTGGAATATGCCTGCGAACTCTGATCTGATCGATTCCGGTATGCGTATGGTTGGTGCTCATACCGATAGCCCCTGCCTGAAAGTGAAACCTAATCCTGAAACAGTACGTCAGGGGTGTTTGCGGTTGGGTGTTGAGGTATACGGGGGAGCGTTGTTGAACCCTTGGTTTGACCGTGATCTGTCGTTGGCTGGTCGCGTCAGTTATGTGGGAACAGAGGGTAATGTTAAAAGTGAATTGGTTGATTTTTCAAGGCCAATTGCGATTATCCCAAGTTTGGCTATTCACCTTGATCGTGAAGCCAATAAAGATCGAACTGTGAATCCGCAAAACGATTTGCCACCGATTCTGGCGCAATTACATGGAGATGGTAAAGCAGAGCTTCGCCAGTTATTGAAGAAAGAGCTGGCAGCGATCGATATCGACGATGTTGATGAAGTATTGGATTATGAGCTGTTTTTCTATGATGTTCAGAAGCCATCTTATATAGGTCTGGATAACGAATTCTTTGCCTCAGCCCGCCTGGATAATTTATTAAGTTGCTTTATTGGTTTACAGGCCCTGCTTGATTCAGATACAGATCAGGGCGCATTGCTGGTCTGTAACGATCACGAAGAGGTCGGCAGTATGAGTGCTGCCGGTGCGCAGGGACCGATGCTGAAGCAGTTACTGGAACGTTTGTTACCTGATTCAGAATCCCGTAATCGAATGATTGCTAACTCGATGATGGTATCAGTTGATAATGCTCACGCGGTACACCCAAACTTTACCGATAAGCACGATGGTAATCATGGCCCTCGGATGAACAGCGGAGCGGTGATCAAAATTAACGCCAATCAGCGTTATGCCTCAAACAGTGAAACCTCAGCGCTATTTCGTCATATTGCTCAGCAGGAAGGGGTAACGCTCCAGTCTTTCGTGGTAAGAAGTGATATGGCTTGCGGTAGCACTATAGGGCCTATTACTGCTGCTGAAATTGGGGTTAAAACAATTGATATAGGTGTACCACAGTTGGCGATGCACTCTATCCGTGAGCTGGCAGGCAGTGATGATCCGGTGAATCTGGCAAAAGTCTTAAGTCGATTTTATCAGCAGGCCAGTGTTTGA
- a CDS encoding FKBP-type peptidyl-prolyl cis-trans isomerase, with protein sequence MIKRVFGMAVLATIVAISSGCGESEEEKRFHQELIEKALNDDTKKAGDRFLAENAEREGVVITASGLQYEVLQAATGDSPRIQDDVRVNYSSWKINGEAFESSEAQEVKPIFPVRSVIKGWREALLKMAPGSKWKLYLPSELAYGARSPAESIPANSTLIFEIELLEVLPHEKADQ encoded by the coding sequence GTGATTAAACGAGTTTTTGGTATGGCGGTTTTAGCGACGATTGTCGCTATTTCAAGTGGTTGTGGTGAAAGTGAAGAGGAAAAACGGTTTCATCAGGAGTTAATTGAGAAAGCGCTGAATGACGATACTAAAAAAGCAGGCGACCGCTTCCTGGCTGAAAATGCAGAACGCGAGGGCGTTGTGATTACTGCGTCTGGGCTTCAGTATGAGGTATTGCAGGCTGCAACGGGTGATAGTCCGCGGATACAGGACGATGTCAGGGTTAACTACAGTAGCTGGAAAATCAACGGCGAAGCGTTTGAGAGCTCGGAAGCTCAGGAAGTGAAACCCATTTTCCCGGTGCGGAGTGTCATTAAAGGCTGGCGAGAAGCGCTTCTGAAAATGGCGCCGGGCTCAAAATGGAAGCTTTATCTGCCATCTGAGCTTGCCTATGGTGCGCGGAGTCCGGCAGAATCAATTCCAGCAAACTCCACTCTGATTTTTGAAATTGAGTTGTTAGAAGTTTTGCCTCACGAAAAGGCTGACCAATGA
- a CDS encoding YbjN domain-containing protein, with translation MMKALNTLISTILLSFLAISAQADSTIVERFSDTEVKQVLRDEGYGSVRIIEEGEIRFKAAGNIYVLYNHDDGDLHLYFGSTGLKLNYEDMNEWNRTTRLSRAYLDNDMDIALETDLLSNAGITQDMMKAMIQVFVETSVPRYISFAQDNDKN, from the coding sequence ATGATGAAAGCACTGAATACACTGATATCGACTATACTCTTAAGCTTCCTCGCCATAAGCGCTCAGGCTGACAGCACTATAGTAGAACGCTTTTCTGACACCGAGGTAAAACAAGTTCTTCGGGATGAAGGATACGGATCAGTGAGGATCATTGAGGAGGGAGAGATTCGCTTTAAAGCCGCAGGTAACATCTACGTGCTCTATAATCACGACGATGGCGACTTACACCTCTATTTCGGTTCCACAGGCCTTAAGCTTAATTACGAAGATATGAATGAGTGGAACCGCACTACCCGTCTGTCACGGGCCTATCTTGATAACGATATGGATATTGCCCTGGAAACAGATCTGCTATCGAATGCAGGAATAACCCAGGATATGATGAAAGCTATGATCCAGGTGTTTGTTGAAACATCGGTGCCTCGCTATATCAGCTTTGCCCAGGATAATGATAAAAATTAG